A region from the Rosa rugosa chromosome 6, drRosRugo1.1, whole genome shotgun sequence genome encodes:
- the LOC133717927 gene encoding hydroxyproline O-arabinosyltransferase RDN2: MIGRKNMGRASPLLLVLLAFGFFFATYNLLTMILHYRSVGKWVGGNSNSRLLADPIVEMPENVKVKGSKAPFHVALTATDAPYSKWQCRIMYYWYKKKKDMPGSEMGGFTRILHSGRPDNLMDEIPTMVVDPLPAGLDRGYIVLNRPWAFVQWLEKATIEEEYVLMAEPDHIFINPLPNLAHGGYPAAFPFFYIKPTQNEKIIRKFYPKENGPVTNIDPIGNSPVIIKKDMLEKIAPTWMNISLSMKEDTETDKAFGWVLEMYAYAVASALHGVQHVLRKDFMLQPPWDLEIGKKFIIHYTYGCDYNLKGELTYGKIGEWRFDKRSYLRGPPPRNLPLPPPGVPESVATLVKMVNEATANLPNWDTQ, from the exons ATGATTGGGAGGAAGAACATGGGGCGTGCTTCACCATTACTTCTGGTTCTCTTGGCTTTTGGGTTTTTCTTTGCCACTTACAATCTTTTGACGATGATACTCCACTATAGATCTGTTGGGAAGTGGGTAGGTGGTAATAGTAACAGTCGTTTGCTGGCTGACCCCATTGTCGAGATGCCTGAGAATGTGAAAGTCAAAGGTTCCAAAGCACCATTCCATGTTGCCTTAACAGCAACGGATGCTCCTTATAGTAAATGGCAGTGTCGCATTATGTATTATTGgtataagaagaagaaggacaTGCCTGGATCAGAAATGGGAGGATTTACTCGAATTTTGCATTCGGGAAGACCTGACAACTTGATGGATGAGATTCCCACTATGGTGGTTGATCCTCTGCCTGCCGGTCTTGATCGG GGATATATTGTCTTAAATAGGCCATGGGCTTTTGTGCAATGGCTGGAAAAGGCTACAATTGAGGAAGA ATATGTGTTGATGGCAGAGCCTGATCATATATTTATAAATCCTCTTCCTAATTTGGCCCATGGAGGATATCCTGCTGCCTTCCCCTTTTTCTACATTAAACCTACACAGAATGAGAAGATCATAAGAAAGTTTTACCCCAAAGAGAATGGCCCGGTCACAAATATTGATCCAATTGGAAATTCTCCAGTAATTATCAAGAAG GATATGCTGGAAAAGATTGCTCCGACATGGATGAATATTTCTTTGAGCATGAAAGAAGACACAGAGACTGATAAAGCTTTTGGATGGGTGCTAGAAAT GTATGCTTATGCTGTAGCATCTGCTTTGCATGGTGTGCAGCATGTTCTTCGGAAGGACTTCATGCTGCAG CCCCCTTGGGATTTGGAAATTGGTAAAAAGTTTATTATTCACTATACTTATGGGTGTGACTACAACTTAAAG GGTGAGCTCACATATGGAAAAATTGGGGAGTGGAGATTCGATAAGAGATCATATCTGCGTGGACCTCCGCCAAGAAACCTTCCTTTACCCCCTCCTGGGGTTCCTGAGAGTGTG GCCACCCTTGTAAAGATGGTGAACGAAGCTACTGCTAATCTTCCTAATTGGGACACACAATAG